Within Methanocellales archaeon, the genomic segment GGGGTGGAGGAGGCAGAGATGCTCTCTGGAATATTGCAGATAGCATCCGCCGCAGAGAAAGTCTCGAATGCCGCTGGAGACATTGCCAAGATAGTGCTCAAAAAGTTGGGTTTGCCACCGGAACTTAAAGCAGCAATACCGGAGGCAGAGGAAACGGTCACTAGGGTTAGGACGAGCAGCAAGTCGCCACTTGCAGGAAAGACACTGGGCGAGTTGGAGCTGGAGACCGAAACTGGCATGCGAGTTATTGCAATGAGGCGTGACCTGGATTGGATATATGGTCCAGACAAGGAAACAATGGTGATGAGGGATGATATTTTATTTGCGAAAGGCCCGGACGAAGGCGTTGAGATCTTGTATGAGCTGGCGGTTGGAGACAAATATCAGCGCAAATCTCACGCCACCCAAGTATCAATAGAAGATCTGGATAAAGCCGTTGATATGATTATCGACATGAAAAACGTTTCTGAATTAGCAGTTGGGTTGGCATATTCCGCAGTTCTCTTTTATAACGAAGAGATAGCGCATGAAGTGGAAATACTAGAGGCAAAGATGGATGAGATGAAATATGGGCTTGAGCACTGGGTTTTAGTGTCTGCAAAGCACGTCACTGAAGTTGACCACCTAAGGGGTTTGCTCCATCTCGCCATATCTTCAGAGGTCATTTCCGATGCAGCCGACGAAATCGCAGATGTTGTTCTGAGGGACATCGAGTTGCACCCGGTTTTCATGCTCGCAGTTAGGGAGTCGGATGAAGTTATTACCAGGGTTACCGTGTCTGAACAGGCGGAAATCATTGGAAAGACATTGGGCGATCTGCGTCTAGAGACCGAGACAGGAATGTTCGTTATGGCGATTAGAAGGGCAGATAGATGGCTATATTCCCCAAAAGGCAAGACCATAATCGAAAGAGGGGATACACTGATCGCAAGGGGCACTAGGGGTGGGGAGGAATTACTTATGGGAATGTGCTCTGGTCCAGAGTCAGAGTCCTCTCAACCAATTTAAGCTTTCTTCCCCCTCTTGGACTGTTCTGGCTTCGATTACTACTCGATCTTCATAACTTTTGAGCCTTTTGAATACCTTATTCCAGTTCACACTGCCCTTTCCAAGCGAGATATGATCGTCCCTCTCCCCAAAATTATCATGCAGATGCATGTGCTTGAAGTCCAGTTCTAAAAAATTGTCCAACGTCTTTGTCAGATTGGCATGCCCTACATCCAGTGTCATGCCGACGTTCACTCTATCCACATTTTGGATCATTCCCTTTAGCTCTTCTGGAAACCTGCCGAGAAGGCGATATATATTTGGCATGTTTTCTACAGCTACTATGATTCCATACTCCCTTGCGATGTCGCACAATCTTTGGATTCCAAGTATGTTCTGTCCCCAAGCCTTGTCCGCTAGCTCCGCACCCAAAGGAGAGAGGTGTCCGGGGTGAACTACCACCAAGTCTGTAATCTCTCCCAGAAGATGTATTGCATTGCCCATTTGCTTAACGCTCTCATCCCATATGGGCTGGTTGACACTGGCAAGATTGAGGTCAGAGAATGGCAAATGAGCGGTAAAATCCAAACTGGTGCTTTTTAATACATCCTGGATTCTCTCGACCACATCCTTGGTCAAGCGCTGGGCGCCCTCACATACGATTTCCCATCCGCTGAATCCCATGTCCTCCAGAGAGTATGCCCATTCAAAAGGGTCATCGGTCATATATAAACATGAAAAACCCACTTTCATTTTTCGCTCCTATGTGTTAACCAGTCTATCAGTTTTTCCGCATCCTCGGTTTCTATCCTCACGTAAATGCCCCCTAGGGAGCCCTTTCCAAAGTTCACCTTGCCGATGTACGCAACTTGTTTGTTTAGAATGAATTCGATCTTATCCCCCACCCTGCTATTAAAAAGTTCCATTCTAGCCGTATCTCGAATCTTTTGCTTTTTGAGCAACTCTTGCAACCTTTGCAAGGAGGCTTTGCCTACTAACCTGTTCTCCCCATCTTTTTCCAACTGCAGCAATGCATCTGGGAATATATTTTTGATGGCAATCTCTACGTTTTCTAGGGGTTCAGTCGGATGTACCGTAGCGGAAACCGTGGCAATCGTATGGCCATAATCTTCTATAATGCCCCCTAGAATGGTTTTAACTCTTTGCTTGAACTCCTCCAATGTGTAATCATTCTCTATTGAAAAGTCTGCTATGTTCATGGCTTCTGGTAAGCCCCAGCTGTTCTCCCTTTCATCCTTCTGCAAGAAGGACTCCCTGCTTTCGATGTCATCCTCTCTTTTTCTGGCCATTGCCCATTCAAATCTTGCTTTTTGTGGCGCATGAATTGCAATCAAAGTGAATTGTACCCCAAAAGACTCCTTATACACTTTAACTTCAGCCACGCCCCTGATGCCATCGATCACGACTACCTTGCTGTCCGCATTTTTTACAGCATTTTTTATGTATGGGACACATCGAAGTGCTACTGCGCCCATGCCCCCTTTCTCACGAATATCATTTGCCACTTTCCCTATATTCTCTTCTGTAAGCTTCAGTCCCCTGGCTTTGACCTCTGCTCGAACGACATCTCCCATCTGGATCACCGGGATGCCCAGTGCTCTGGCAACGTTTGCTGCCTCAGTCTTTCCGGATGCAGGCATTCCCACAAAGCCAATTATCTTTATGTTTATGTGATGACCTCCTCTCCAAACTCCTTCGTCCTTATTCTCACATGACTTAAGAACTGTCTTGCAACCTTTGCCAGCTCCACAAGTTCGTCTCTGCTAGGCACCCCATACTGCTTTAATTCTTCGCTCGGTCCTTGCTCAGGTCTGCCTTGCTGAATCACGTAAGTAACGTCTGGAAGTCCCCCTGCAATGGCCTTAATATGCTCTTTCTCAAAAATGAGTCCTTTGAACACCGTTGTTCTCACTTCAAGACGATCCTTACAAATCTCCAATGATCTTTTCACCAATGAGACTGTTTTAGCACCATCCGCTCCAATCACTTTAGAATAGAGTTCAGGATCTGATAATGGCGCCTTTACGTCCAAGAAGACCTTGTCGACCAGATTTTTCTCGATCAACTCTTTCAACCGCTCTGGATAACATCCATTGGTCTCAATGCCTACCAAAAGTTTGCACCTTTTTGCAAAACCCGCCAGACTTTTGATCTGCTCGAATTGCATCATCGGCTCTCCACCAGAGAAGACCACTGCATTTACAAAATCCTTTGCCTTTTCGATCTCGGCTTCTATCTCCTTTATGTCTGCGAATTCATCCTCATCAAGAAGCTTGTAGTTTTGACAAAAGGGACATCTCAGTGGACATTTTCTGAAAAAGATCACTATGGCTGCTTTTCCATACCAGTCTATTGTTGATATCGGGATGATTCCGCCAAAATTTACTTCCAAGGGGTCACACTCTTTTCTTCTATTCTATGCTATATGGTTATCAAGGCTTTGAAGCCTTACTTACTCACATATTTCTTTTCTTTTTATTTTATATTATGGTTAGTGCCTTATGATGTAGTGGAAAATCTGTTTTTCTTATTTTTCTTTGTTTTATTTTTAATGTTCTTTATCCCTTCCCTCTTTCCTAACGATCATCGCATTCTCTGGATTTAGCCCTACCCATCTCACAGCATATCCCAGCAAATCCAGCATTTGGTCCACTCCTGTTATGCCCTTCCCCTCTAACAGCTCAGACGCCTCTATGCGCGTATTTTTCTCCTTCATTTCGTCCTTTAGTTTTTCGATCAAGCTTTTGCTGATTAGCTGATCTCCGACAAGCACATGCTCTTTTTTTGTCGCAGAAAAGACCCTTTTGATGGCCTCGAGGCTGACCTTTTGCTCAGATGCCACTTTGCTCAGTTCTATCACGTCTCCTGCCACCTCAAGATCGACTTTAGCCAGAGATTCAACTTCTCTTCTAACATCCTTCTCCTCGCGCTCTTTCAAATGATCCCATATTGGTTTCAATGGCACCTCTCTCTCATAGAATATCACCTTGCCCTTTATGTCTCTAAAACTAGAACTAGAACACGACAAGTTCTTGTCCACCGCTATTATCATGTTCTCCTCGCCAATCCTCTGTAGTTTAGCGATTTTTCTCCTCAGGTAATCCTCTGTCCAGAAACCAACGATCTCCAGATAGACCTTCATAGCCCCCTTTTCGAAGCTGAAATCTGGTATGAAAACACTTTGACCGGCAAGCAAGGGCTCGGGCTCTCTCCTTAAAATCCAGCCTGTGTCCAATGAATTGAAGCTTTGTGAGAATTTTAGCTCAACGGTGCTATCGAAACCCTCGCTTGAGTACCCGCTGGCTAGGATGCCACCATGCTTATCTCCATCCATCGTGAACTCCAGGATCTTCGGTGTGTTTTTATATCTCTGGACTATGCTGGCTTTTATCGCCCACTTCTCTGAGCCAATTATAACGGGAATAAGCTTCGCAAGGGCGGTTCCATAGCGTTCTGTAGTCTTTATCAAAGACATGGCCCCTTCGACGATGATGCAAAATCCCTCATCATACTTTTCAACCATGTACATCAATCCAAGGTGTTTGATGCTGCTGAAGACACTTTGGTAGTTACTTCCGATGTAGATCTCCATTCCCATGGCTTTAAACAACAAAGTCTGAGCTAGGGAGAGGTTATACGATCTTAACAGCTCCTCTGGGCTTAAGGTGTTAAATTCCTTGAGTATTAAGTTCGATTCGATGTCTGCCCATAGCGATTGTTCCAGATCGTCCACTGAAACACCCAATGAAGATGCAGCCTCTTTTAGCACTACCTCTCTCCTCTCATTTGAAGTCACTGCAGCGCCTTTAGCCTCTTCGAAAACAGCTCTTCTAGCGTTGACAGGGTCTACTGTGCATTGCACCTCAAAAATACATCTTCTTTCAAGTATAGCTCTGAGTCCTCTGATAAATCGATGATCATAACCCTCTTCTAACTCATCCAGTGGTAAATCGCCTTGCTTTCTTCCCGTAAATCTCTCAAATATATGGATGAGTTCTTCTGCTATTTTGAGATATTCTTCTTTCAAAGGTACAAATTTAGGGCTTATCTTGCCCTTGTAGATTTTCTTGACTAAAAGCTCAGATGGAAGCATTTGCACCCAGCCCTGTTCTCCTCTTCCTAGATGTCCCCACCTCACTCGTTTTTCGCGATACTACCTCATACATTATCGCACTCTTCCCCTCTTTTTTTCTAAGTATTCTGCCCAAACGTTGTATGAACTCTCTTGAACTACCACTTCCGCTTAGAACTATGGCCACGTTTGCCTCGGGAACGTCAATGCCCTCATCAAGAACCTTCGATGTGACTATCACCCTGTATTTTTCGCTTCTGAAGTTATCCAAAATCTCAGTTCTCTCATCTCTGGGCGTCTTATGAGTGATGGAGGGTATGAGAAACCTTTTCGAGATCTCTTGAACTAAGAGGTTGTGCTCTGTGAAAATCAATATTCTATCGCTATGGTGCTTTTCA encodes:
- a CDS encoding sugar phosphate isomerase/epimerase; protein product: MKVGFSCLYMTDDPFEWAYSLEDMGFSGWEIVCEGAQRLTKDVVERIQDVLKSTSLDFTAHLPFSDLNLASVNQPIWDESVKQMGNAIHLLGEITDLVVVHPGHLSPLGAELADKAWGQNILGIQRLCDIAREYGIIVAVENMPNIYRLLGRFPEELKGMIQNVDRVNVGMTLDVGHANLTKTLDNFLELDFKHMHLHDNFGERDDHISLGKGSVNWNKVFKRLKSYEDRVVIEARTVQEGEESLNWLRGL
- a CDS encoding AAA family ATPase — its product is MPASGKTEAANVARALGIPVIQMGDVVRAEVKARGLKLTEENIGKVANDIREKGGMGAVALRCVPYIKNAVKNADSKVVVIDGIRGVAEVKVYKESFGVQFTLIAIHAPQKARFEWAMARKREDDIESRESFLQKDERENSWGLPEAMNIADFSIENDYTLEEFKQRVKTILGGIIEDYGHTIATVSATVHPTEPLENVEIAIKNIFPDALLQLEKDGENRLVGKASLQRLQELLKKQKIRDTARMELFNSRVGDKIEFILNKQVAYIGKVNFGKGSLGGIYVRIETEDAEKLIDWLTHRSEK
- a CDS encoding anaerobic ribonucleoside-triphosphate reductase activating protein encodes the protein MEVNFGGIIPISTIDWYGKAAIVIFFRKCPLRCPFCQNYKLLDEDEFADIKEIEAEIEKAKDFVNAVVFSGGEPMMQFEQIKSLAGFAKRCKLLVGIETNGCYPERLKELIEKNLVDKVFLDVKAPLSDPELYSKVIGADGAKTVSLVKRSLEICKDRLEVRTTVFKGLIFEKEHIKAIAGGLPDVTYVIQQGRPEQGPSEELKQYGVPSRDELVELAKVARQFLSHVRIRTKEFGEEVIT
- a CDS encoding DUF790 family protein, translated to MLPSELLVKKIYKGKISPKFVPLKEEYLKIAEELIHIFERFTGRKQGDLPLDELEEGYDHRFIRGLRAILERRCIFEVQCTVDPVNARRAVFEEAKGAAVTSNERREVVLKEAASSLGVSVDDLEQSLWADIESNLILKEFNTLSPEELLRSYNLSLAQTLLFKAMGMEIYIGSNYQSVFSSIKHLGLMYMVEKYDEGFCIIVEGAMSLIKTTERYGTALAKLIPVIIGSEKWAIKASIVQRYKNTPKILEFTMDGDKHGGILASGYSSEGFDSTVELKFSQSFNSLDTGWILRREPEPLLAGQSVFIPDFSFEKGAMKVYLEIVGFWTEDYLRRKIAKLQRIGEENMIIAVDKNLSCSSSSFRDIKGKVIFYEREVPLKPIWDHLKEREEKDVRREVESLAKVDLEVAGDVIELSKVASEQKVSLEAIKRVFSATKKEHVLVGDQLISKSLIEKLKDEMKEKNTRIEASELLEGKGITGVDQMLDLLGYAVRWVGLNPENAMIVRKEGRDKEH
- a CDS encoding TrkA C-terminal domain-containing protein is translated as MTEEIEYHPMNVKDVLKEMKDTSELMVDLAYSAVLYDDEDIAEEVLRLEEKMDVLGYHARIAAMLGARGVEEAEMLSGILQIASAAEKVSNAAGDIAKIVLKKLGLPPELKAAIPEAEETVTRVRTSSKSPLAGKTLGELELETETGMRVIAMRRDLDWIYGPDKETMVMRDDILFAKGPDEGVEILYELAVGDKYQRKSHATQVSIEDLDKAVDMIIDMKNVSELAVGLAYSAVLFYNEEIAHEVEILEAKMDEMKYGLEHWVLVSAKHVTEVDHLRGLLHLAISSEVISDAADEIADVVLRDIELHPVFMLAVRESDEVITRVTVSEQAEIIGKTLGDLRLETETGMFVMAIRRADRWLYSPKGKTIIERGDTLIARGTRGGEELLMGMCSGPESESSQPI